In a single window of the Dreissena polymorpha isolate Duluth1 chromosome 3, UMN_Dpol_1.0, whole genome shotgun sequence genome:
- the LOC127872378 gene encoding uncharacterized protein LOC127872378 has translation MAPLSCQSHPGHYLAKAERSASPLMPAATSKLSKEMALRLGSPIKPDAAGTVLYSSSPMISVTPSNRKVFTDFETDFKVNVPVKSSGETKKKLLKQRQLAELQRIQVEEEKKKTASGKTSVFERLGSEKKTTYVDLDSTSTTQPSIFARLGGKSPIKRAATSTVTFGDDDDAEETEVGLPLEYAGVLKEPAAKKKKLVAMKKPKIQEKLQGPKKVLDIQTDGVLARPTVPTTSDIRSRLGARSTTAEVTSTTAAQPAVKVNTSTKNNKGTIIARTGGAKQLDSITITVKTTPKSNMAKKRVGSSENESSTLDTNSPASSAANMSQAAGVFARLGKLKS, from the exons atgGCTCCTTTGAG CTGCCAGTCGCACCCGGGTCATTACCTAGCCAAGGCAGAGAGAAGTGCCTCTCCACTCATGCCTGCTGCTACCTCCAAACTCTCCAAAGAAATGGCACTCAGACTCGGCAGTCCTATCAAGCCAG ATGCAGCTGGTACAGTCCTGTATAGCTCAAGTCCGATGATTTCTGTGACCCCCTCCAACCGTAAAGTGTTCACAGACTTTGAGACAGACTTCAAAGTGAATGTACCAGTGAAGTCCAGTGGCGAGACTAAGAAAAAGTTACTGAAACAAAGACAGCTGGCAGAGTTGCAGAGAATTCAGGTTGAAGAAG aaaaaaagaaaacggCTTCTGGCAAAACCTCTGTTTTTGAAAGACTTGGAAGTGAAAAGAAGACAACATATGTTGACTTAGACAGCACATCCACAACGCAA CCGTCAATATTTGCCCGCCTGGGCGGGAAGTCACCCATTAAGCGAGCGGCAACATCTACCGTAACGTTTGGAGATGACGATGATGCTGAGGAGACAGAGGTAGGCCTGCCTCTGGAGTATGCCGGGGTACTGAAGGAACCAGCCGCAAAGAAGAAGAAACTTGTGGCAATGAAGAAACCAAAAATACAGGAGAAATTGCAGg GTCCGAAGAAAGTTCTTGACATACAAACTGATGGCGTGCTTGCTCGTCCGACAGTACCTACGACCTCGGATATCCGGTCCCGACTTGGCGCACGCAGTACCACTGCAGAGGTCACCAGCACCACTGCGGCGCAGCCTGCTGTCAAAGTGAACACTTCcacaaaaaataacaaag GTACAATTATTGCAAGGACTGGCGGTGCTAAACAATTGGACAGCATTACAATCACAGTTAAAACTACTCCGAAATCCAATATGGCAAAAAAGCGTGTTGGATCTTCAGAAAATGAATCCTCAACGTTGGACACTAATTCTCCAGCAAGCTCTGCTGCTAACATGTCTCAGGCAGCAGGAGTTTTTGCACGTCTTGGGAAATTAAAGTCGTGA